One genomic window of Psychrobacillus sp. INOP01 includes the following:
- a CDS encoding S9 family peptidase yields MKMNEKTYLSIEEIISLPTLSGTNISDDGKNVAFVKKTANWKDNKYRNHVWIYEKDKGQCYPLTTRDVDSTYPLWSPDSRDIAYLSPVGDGDNKKNQIFVKTIDGYSGVQITDEKEGVSNFKWEPTGKGFYYVAQSESAAIKKRKELYGDFLHIGKEYQNNCLYYIEMEKVIQNDKYEHENCVVYQLTDGKDFQIHEFDISNDGEKVVIMATPSPNMGDYINGDLYILDIRAGELQKMNIDKLLGGSVCFSPDGSKICYSASIMEKDHYKTHIEDSTLEIYDINNGELIHPLLDFDSTVIPLRWTAKGILIRWQNKTNYLIGLLSENGTVEMLSEKEDCFILDASITRDGNFISYNKATTNETFEIYLDDKKITNENCFFKGRLKSNREIISWQSSDGLEIEGVLSTPVEFDANKKYPLLVVIHGGPAWASFPIFSDCFNEKYPIEQFIEKGFIVLEPNYRGSSGYGNEFLKANYRKLGIANYDDVISGVDKLVDKGIADKDRVGVMGWSNGGYISAFCSTFSSRFKAISVGGGITNWSTHYVNTDIPYFIRMYLGNNPWNDPEIYTRTSPMTYIKSACTPTLIQHGEKDARVPTPNAYELYQGLRDMEVDTELIIFKGMAYSSDQPGINVAIMKQNLMWFSHYILGESMKDFKVL; encoded by the coding sequence ATGAAAATGAATGAAAAAACATATCTAAGTATAGAAGAGATTATTTCATTACCAACCTTATCAGGTACAAACATAAGTGATGATGGCAAAAACGTAGCATTTGTCAAGAAGACAGCTAACTGGAAAGACAATAAATATAGGAATCATGTATGGATATATGAAAAAGATAAGGGGCAGTGTTACCCATTAACAACTAGGGATGTAGATAGTACATACCCATTATGGTCTCCAGATTCTAGAGATATAGCATACCTTAGCCCAGTTGGTGACGGGGATAATAAGAAAAATCAGATCTTTGTTAAGACAATAGATGGTTATAGTGGGGTTCAAATTACTGATGAGAAAGAAGGGGTCAGTAATTTCAAATGGGAGCCTACTGGCAAGGGTTTTTATTATGTTGCACAGTCAGAATCTGCTGCGATAAAGAAACGTAAGGAACTATATGGAGATTTCCTACATATAGGTAAGGAATACCAAAATAATTGTTTATATTACATTGAAATGGAAAAAGTGATACAAAATGATAAATATGAACATGAAAATTGCGTTGTTTATCAACTAACTGATGGTAAGGATTTTCAGATCCATGAATTTGATATTTCAAATGATGGGGAAAAGGTTGTAATTATGGCTACACCAAGCCCAAATATGGGAGATTACATTAATGGAGATCTATACATACTAGATATTAGAGCTGGAGAACTACAAAAGATGAATATAGACAAGTTGTTGGGAGGGAGCGTTTGCTTTTCTCCTGATGGCAGTAAAATATGTTATTCAGCAAGCATAATGGAGAAGGATCACTATAAGACCCATATAGAAGACAGTACACTAGAGATCTATGATATTAATAATGGAGAGCTAATTCACCCTTTACTAGATTTTGATAGTACGGTTATTCCATTACGGTGGACAGCTAAAGGGATTTTAATTAGATGGCAGAATAAAACTAATTATCTTATTGGCTTGTTATCTGAGAATGGCACTGTGGAAATGTTAAGCGAAAAAGAAGATTGCTTTATATTGGATGCTTCTATAACAAGGGATGGAAATTTTATATCCTATAATAAGGCTACAACAAATGAAACCTTTGAAATCTATTTAGACGATAAAAAAATAACGAATGAAAATTGCTTTTTCAAAGGAAGGCTTAAAAGTAACAGGGAAATAATCTCATGGCAAAGTAGTGATGGTCTTGAAATAGAGGGAGTTTTATCAACCCCAGTAGAGTTTGACGCAAATAAAAAATATCCCTTATTGGTGGTAATCCATGGTGGTCCAGCTTGGGCATCCTTTCCAATATTTTCAGACTGTTTTAATGAGAAATATCCTATTGAACAGTTTATCGAAAAAGGCTTTATAGTTTTAGAACCAAACTACAGGGGAAGTTCTGGATATGGTAATGAATTCTTAAAGGCAAACTATAGAAAACTGGGAATTGCTAACTACGATGATGTTATATCTGGAGTGGATAAACTAGTTGACAAAGGAATTGCAGATAAAGATAGAGTAGGGGTTATGGGATGGAGCAACGGGGGATATATATCAGCTTTCTGTTCTACATTTAGTAGTAGATTTAAAGCTATTTCAGTTGGAGGTGGAATTACTAATTGGAGTACCCATTATGTAAATACAGATATACCATACTTTATTAGGATGTATTTAGGAAATAATCCATGGAATGATCCAGAGATATATACTAGAACATCACCAATGACTTATATTAAATCAGCCTGTACTCCCACTTTAATCCAACATGGCGAAAAGGATGCAAGAGTTCCAACTCCAAATGCATATGAGCTGTATCAAGGATTAAGGGATATGGAAGTTGATACAGAATTAATTATTTTTAAAGGAATGGCATATAGTTCTGACCAGCCAGGAATTAATGTGGCTATTATGAAGCAGAATTTGATGTGGTTTTCACACTATATTCTTGGAGAAAGTATGAAAGATTTTAAGGTTTTATGA